Genomic segment of Panicum virgatum strain AP13 chromosome 9N, P.virgatum_v5, whole genome shotgun sequence:
AGAATTCTGTTGCTTCAGATATCTTCATTATTATGCCATGAATTATGAATATGAAGAGAGGAACAGATTATTTCAGGGAAATTGGATAGACACTGCTGAAGAGATCGACGATTTGTTCCTAGGGGATGCAGAGGTGACCTCATAGTCATTGATACAATACTCATAGCTAATTTTTTCAGAACTTGAATACCTGCTAGACTGCTGAAACTGAAACACTCATGAATGTTGATACACCAATGTATGTGATTTTCTGATCAGGTTTGGAGGAGGCCATCATTTGGGACAGCCGGTCCACTGGGGGGTGATCACCCATTGGTCACCAAGGAGGGTCATCACGTACTTGATGTGATCTTTACGACCCCCATCCCTGATCTTGGTATGCTGATGGAAAATCATTGCAATAAAGGAGCTAAACTCAGCTTGAATCCAAGTAACCATTTCTTTGGCGAAAGCTTTATAGCTGGTTGCtttgccatcttttttttttggcaggcCAGGTAGCAGAGAAGCTGGAGAAAATTTCTGGCGTTGTGGACCATGGGATTATTTGCAGCAATCAGTAATTTACTTAACACAAGCAGACACAATACACTTTTCAGTTATTGTATTTTAAGGTGGATCATGCATGGCCTTTTGAGTTGTTCTTACACGCTGCATCTGCTGACCTGCAGATCATACGCGGTGATTGCATCGAAGGGGGAAGTGCAGGTCATTGAGGAGAAATCGTCAGTGATACCATAGTGCTGCAGAATTCTCCAGTTGCCTGCGGAGGCGCCATTTTTCTCAACATTCCAGATAAGAGTCTACTTGCAAGTTGGCTGGAAAATGCCAAGAGTTAGTCGTATATATCGTTAGCGAAAGTTTAAACGGAAAGCATCTTTTACCGGCAGGTTACTGCTAACTATGTTGAGCAGCAAAGCTGAGTATGACTGCATGACAGGATGCCGACTGTCAAATACCTTTACGATTTCGGCGGTGTGGGGATCATGGCCAGCGACCTGTCATTAGTAGACGATGCGTGTGTGGAAGCTCcatttttttttcccaaatgaCTGCAACGTGTCATTTCAttaagaaagagagagaaaattgGAAGCTCCAATCTAATATGTAGTTTCCATTAAGAAGCTCCGATCTAACATGCGTGCTGGCAGTCTGGCAGAATGGTAGCTTAAGAGTTTAAGGCCATCTAGAGGTGCTGCCAGATCCTTCGCAGCAGCGGCCAAAGGAATCCATCGACTGAACGACTCATACTACGAATATCACGATGACAATATCCTCGCTGGGAATATCCTCCAGCAAACTGGTCACTAGAACTGTATCACAAGATGTTTTAACAATCGAACATCCTGCGGTTTCCAGACAACGCCCATTCTCTTGTTGCATCATGTATCAGAAGCTGGGCTAATATAGTCTTTTCTGTTAAAGTGCATAGCTCTTTTTGATAATTTCTTCGACCAAAAGAGGATGGAGGTACAACAGGGGAGGCAGGAGAACAGGTAGCCAGATAGAGCAGAACAGCCATTGACAACCCCTCTGAGGTTTGTCTAATTGAAGAACCAGCATTGCCACCTAACTAGAAATTTCTTCCTCCAGCTAAAGTCAATGTCCAAAAAATCATAACCTCCTCCACCTTCACTCTGAATCGCTCTCCATGCTCAGAGCCTTCAAGCCTCTAGCCCTCTGCGGGATATTTTGCTCATGTAAGTAACAAGCATTTAACAGAATGAACTATCTAAATTTGAAGCAGAGAGGGGCAATGTGTGCTTCTTGaagcaaaacaaaaatagtTATATCCAGGTTACCTTTTTTGAACTCTTCTTCTCTCGAACTTCATATCTCTCATGTGACAGATCTGACAACCAAGCTCCTGGGCTCACCATCTGTGAttgtacaaaaaaaaagaaaagacaacAGTGTAAAAAAAATGATCATGACATCATAGAGAACAAGAAGTTCAATTAAGTTTTTGAGCTCGAGCATTACAAGCAAGCACTTTTGCATTAGCTTGGGTCTTTTCTTTGGTCTCTGTGGGAGCTTGCAGCCCTTCATTGCCATGAaatcctcctccttctccttgttAGACAATGCAATGAAGAACCTTGGCATCGCAGTGGTTCCCTTCTCCTCTGTTAAACCACCAAAATCAAACCCATTCCCCTCAAAAGGGAATGGTGAACCCCTAGTGGAGTAATACCGGTCCTTCTCCGGGGAGAGTGCCATTGACTGCTTGTACTCGTTCGCTTGTGAATCCGATTTCCTGCTCACAGAAGGCGTTTTCAGCATTCTATCTGGGAACTTGCTGATATTGCAGTGGGGCAATTTGAACAAAGCCTGAATAAACTGAATGTACCTGCGTTGAAGGGTgcctgggcggcgtggcgaacgGAATGGTGCGATGTCAGCTCCGAGAAGAGGCCGACTCGAACGGGGTACAGCACGCCTAAGAACTTCAGATGGCGAGGGTGATGGTGAGCCGTCATCACGCGTCTTGACACAGCGCAGCCGCTTGCGGCTCCCCCATTGCAGGAAGAGGTTTGGCTCGCTGGGAGACCTAGAGGGCCTTGAGTCCTTCACCTCCTGATCCATCCGTATCCTGAAAGCGAACACAGGTAGTTAGGTACCAAGTAGAAACTGAAGCGAATGGAGCGAATTTGGATAAAAGTTCCCGTGAGCCCCAAAGTTCATCAAAAAAGAATCTCTTTCCGAACACACGAATCAAGGGGCTCTCCCTCCCTACCCAAACACGCTAGCATGAGAGAGAAAAAACTCGATCTTAACTGAGCAAGGGGAGAACTAGCAAACGGAAAACTACTTGTTTGATACCAAGGAAAAATCTAATCTTGCTCTTCAAGAAGTTGCCTGCTAGCTGCTGCAAGCAAATCAGACGCCCCCAAGCAGGGGCGTACCCTGTTCGACGGGTCAGATCCGAATGAAATAGCTTACTTCATGGTTTGGGGCGCCCAGTTTCGCACAGCCGGAAGAGAGACGAGGGCGCAGGAATACCTGGTGGGTGTtcgtcgtcggcgacgagcCCGGCGAAGACGCGTCGAAGGGCGTCGCCGCAAGGCCACAAGAGAGAGGGGAAGGGGAGTAGAGAGCTGCACGGGAGAAAAATAGAGATGAGAAGAAGAGGggtgaacacacacacaccggcGCACCGCGCAGTCAGCGACGCGCTCGGGCCGTCTCCAAGTAGTATCCGCTCGGCCCAAAGATTGGAACGGGGCAtggcgcttttttcatttttatatttaaaaaaaacaaaattttaaaaatatattccGAATATGGAAATTTCCAAaccatccagttggcgacaggacctaaatgtaaaaaaattacatttagatcatgacgcccagggcgcattaaacagtaaatttgtaaaattgatataaaatcgtcgaaaaataaaaaaatacaaactcaactgttctggattctatgaaacaagatctataacttttgttaaataaagtttttcatttgatcaaaatatcttgctctattttaaatatcagtttaatgcacttttatttaaatctcaagatccatcctttggatgcatgtcatctttggccagagtgttgcatatggtgagcataggcttgcaCAAAATTGGTAgacccagaaaacatttctagaataattttttaaattagatcttgtaatatgtctagtttaaatgggttatttatccatgctgctatactgattattagaagccataacttctacagtaccattattttattttctaagagctataaaaaaaaatttggtaaattttagataagcacaactagaccaaatgaattatttcagatttttctaggtacaagaactatttttcttgatttagatacattgatcaaatgaaaaactttatgtaacaaaagttataaatattatttcatagaatccagaacagttgagtttgtatttttcctatttttctacgattttatatcgattttacaagttcactgtttaatgcgccctgggcgccaggacctaaatgtaattttttttacatttaggccctgtcgccaactggatgggcgacaggcaccctgtcgcccattaggcTGTTTCCAGCGGCTCTCCTATCCGGCCTCGCATGCGGAAAATGGGGAGCTGGGAGCTACTGTGTCCCTTTCCAGCAGGTCCCCGCATGCGGATGCGGAGCGCCCGCAACCAGGAAAAGAGGATGCGTATTCCTGCGGCTTCTCTCTCCTACCCGCAAAACTCCTGCAAGCATCTTCCGTCGACTCCCGTGCTAGTGCAATCCTTGTGAGTTGTGTCCTATGAATCACTGGCAGTGGGACCCACGAAGCTCTTTGCGCATGCGACTTCGCATTCTGCTGGAAGGAAGCTTCGTTTTGCGTGCTGCCTGCTCCCAACACTCTGTGCAAAGATGCCCTTTTGCCTATCCGCACCCGCACACTGCTGGAAACAGCCTTTGGGGGGCAACATACatccatttttgaaattttttttattcggcatatatttttgaaattttatttttttaatataaaaatgaaaaaagcgccGGGGCATGGAATTGTTCGAACAAGCCCAGCTAGCCTGCTGGGGGCCCGAGCTTCAGTTATTTGCAGCCCTAGGCCCATATATCAGATGCAGTGTTGTTTTGTTGCAAGAGGTCTAGGTGGGGTACCAGTGTCGTATATTAGATaggatatttttttttgaacaacgGTTGTGCCTATTTtattgataaagaagaagagtaCAGCCGGCTAACTggaaaaagatttgaaaaaagtATTACTCTCTCCGAATTAGTGACTCCAAATCTTTAGCTCCAGCGAGACCCCAAGCGGCTGGCTCGTTCTTTATTTTTGGAGAAAAGCCCCGGGGCGGACATTTCCTGCTTCTTGAAAATTCTGGCGTTTCTCACACCAAATCTCCCAGATAACcaaaagagagagggaaagaATTGCTTTCCGTGGAACGTGTTCACTTGATGTGATGTTAGACCACCATTGCAGAGTGTCCTCACTCGGTCTCCACTGCTGTGGGCACAAGGCAGGCTGTGCCGTCCAGGACGCAACTAGATAGGAATTAGATATTAGATAGGAATTGGGTCTCTACTCAGTACATACAGCTCTtttaaatgttttttcttcttcttgaatggGTAGCTCTTCGAATGATTGAATCTTATAGAAATACGAATACTCCATCTGTTCCGTTTTGTAGGTTCGTAACTTTTACTATGCATCTAGGAATGGATGGAGTACAATTTTGAGACATACATATATTTCCTTTGCAGGTAAATATACAGATTTTACCATGGTTCCTAAAAAGAGACCACTACTTTCACCGTATACCGTTTTGTTTTTGAAACGAACCGGACACCATATACTGATATACCATGTGATGATGTATTGTTGGGCAGGGTAGAGTTAGGTGAGGGCATCAGCAAACCAAGTATGACAGCATGACCACGCGCATACCGCACTCGAGGCTGATCTTCCCAACAAAAAACGCGTGGACGTTTCGGTAGACGGTAGTTAAAACCATTCCTCTCGACTGACGGGAATCCAGATCGCTACTACCTCCCtctcaaaataaatacaattctaaaatttaaaatttgtctcacaaaaaatattaattttCACCCACCTACCACAAAAGACAAACTAATTTTTAGAAGATTCTCACAAAAGACAACTAACACCTCACTCACTCaccacaaaaaataaaaagtatTTTCGTAATTTTACACTTAGTATTAATTTACGTGCTTGATTTtaaaattgcatttattttgaaaCGGATGGAGTACTAGAATCTTCTTGACCAGAACCGTGGACGAGCCATTTCTTCACGCAAAGGAAACGGACACGGTCAGGCACGAACCCTCTAGAAGAAGTCACTCGTACGGCGCGTGCCCCAGCGCAGCCgattcaaaaaatttaaaccGATCCAAAAATTTCAACTTTGTACTAACGATGCCGCCGCTCTGGTCCAAACAACACCGAAACCAACGACGCCGTCGACGCTTTCCATGACCTCAAAGTCATCAATTCATCTGCGTCCCCGTCTGTATAACATGCTCTGCTGCACCTGTGCAGCCCTCCTGCATACTTGCTCGGAGGGGAAAGGCAGGCCAGGGAATCATCAACCAAACCAACGCGACCTCTGACCTCTTGCTTCGGGGAACCATGGCCTCGCGGCTGTTGCTCGGGAGGATCCAGTCGGCTGGCCGTCtgtccggcggccatggccggcgccagCTGCTCGCCTTCAGCGACGGTCCTCCTCTCCCGCCGGCGGGCGGTCGATTGGTCTGCAGCAGCGCGTACAGACAAATCAAGACGGACGCCAGGATCACGGTTTGTTCCTGTTCTGCCTATCCAAGTTCAATTCCAGAATCATAGAACCAGCTCTAGCAAAGTACTGGAATTAACAAGTTCACCACCGGATGGCAAGCTTCGTAGTTGTGCATACCTTCGAAGGAGAAATGCGTTCCGATAATTTCTGCTAGCTGGATCAGTTGTGCATGTGCTGATATCTTTTCTGTTCTCTTCTATGCGTGTGTCTATCTATCCAACATCCATGGTTTCTGATGAGTTCTCTGACGCTACCTGTTTGCAATGTGCGCGCAGGACCACGAGCCACATCTTGACAGGTTTTCAGACCCCCAGGTTGCTCATGAAGACCGCCAGTTCATTCAGTTCTTGGACAGGATGCTGGATGCGATAAGGAATTCTCAGAGTCTTGCACAAATACGAAGTGGAAGGACTGCAAATGGCCTGAAAGTTTTGGATGATGACATATGAGGCATGTTCTCTTTGCGGaaaacacaagagttgaagaaACGTGACAGTTTGTGTTGTATAAAGTGACCATGATGTGTACTGTGAATAACAATGCACAACTTAGTGTGTGAGACTGCTATAGTTTAGGTTCATTCATATTGGCCCTGTTCGCTTGGCTGGTGTTGGAGGCTgttgctggagtggtgtgagaggaaaatattattggctggctggtgctagaggctgctgctggagtggtgtgagaggaaaacactgctggctggctAGAGGCCGCTGGAGCAGAACAGGGTTATTATGGGTGAGAGCATCGGCTAATATCAAATATATAGGTACTAGTAATTTCATTTCTCTGAACTCTGGTGTACTTTTGGATATCAATAGTAATTTCATTTCTCTGAACTCTGGTGTACTAATTGCAGATAATCTAACACTAAACTACAATAGTTAATAAAGTGCAGGCTTACCTTTGCTCAAATGATTTGGCCAATTAAATAGCCAGAAGAAGCTGAAGAGTACACCATATGACTTCATACTTGTCCGTACACTTTCATAGTATTTGCAAGTAGCAGCTGAAACAGTCGATGGTAGTTATTACAGCCTCACAGTAAGACATCTGAACATGTCAACCTTCTCCATGAAAATCTCGATATCAGACAACAACTTTCCTCAAATTTTCCTTTGCTTTCCCACATCTTTTAGGTTTTAATGCTTGAGAGCAGGTATATATCCCTACAGGCCACATGATGTATGTTGCTTCAGATAACGAGAAaggatttgaaaaaaaaagaagtgcaTAGAAAATAAGGTACTGTGTGTTCACCAAAGAAAATCATACAAGCAGAACTGCAGAATTTTCACAGAAAAATTTCTCCATTGACTACCCATTGTAGAATAATAGGATTGGTGTAATTGATGGATTGTATTAGCATGAGCCTTGGGGCTGAATATATAGGGGTATATGACTTGGAGGACAAGAAGCATCTCCTACAGATCTGGTAGGATACGGACACAATCCTAATCtacctaatatagagatatccctaatatactctaacatcccccccgcagtcacagcgggagcgttgcagacggtgagactggagaGAAGTCCATAAactgacatccccccgcagtcacaacGGTCAGTGCGCCGCAGATGCTGTGGCTGGAGTGGAAAACCACAAGGTTGCTCAagcagatgatagccctttgtGCTGATGTCGAGGTAGCCGAGGTGAGGACGAGTAGCCATGGTCGATGATGCCGTACGTAGAGTAGCCGTGGTTGACGTAGCTATGTCGAGGTTGCCGAAGACAAGGTAGCCGCACATGAAGCCGCGGGCGCACGAGGAGAcgccatggtggtggcgtaatggagaagacgccggagacgaagatGGCGACGCGTCGAGGCAGTCGTAGAGGGAGCGATGCCGAAGTCGAAGCAGTCAGGCCATCGGGCGACACATGCCCGAGCTTGCCAGGCTCGGGAACGCATCGGGGACGATGGGCACGCACCGGTGTTGCCAATACCGAACGTGCAAGGGAGGATGCACAACCAGATGCCGTCACCGAGGGGGATcagcagagaaggcctccatggcagtcgcaggcgcagaagaaggcgaggtagaagatgccaacgcctgctgttgctggagtagacgaagtagtcggaaAGAGACGGCGAAGAACTCGtacagcttgacgaagaccatgcgcGGGGCGCGCATCGACGAGTCCACGATGAGGTCGGGGACATGGTCGACGGCGGTGAGGAAGCAACGGCGGAGAAGACCACGGGGTGACGCCACTGCTGCCCGAAGAGGCGATGCAGCCGCAGCCCTACGTGCTCGGTGAAGGGCGCGCTCGACGAGGATGGACGTCACGGGagccgggtggatcacgcacatCGGCTGATCAGACCGAGTAGCGTGAGGCGAGACGACGATGGGCGAAGTCGGCGAAGGCGTCCCGATCGGTGAAGACAAAGACAAGCCGGCGAGGGTTGACGTGCGAACGAAGCGGCGAGGAGGACGGTGCAGATGGGTGTCCCCTAGGGCGCCGTCCATGTCACCAtgttgcatgtcgaaggtgaaGAAGAGGCCGGTGAAGTCGATGCCGACGTCGGAGTAGAGGCGCGAGGTCGACGGGCGGTGGACGACTCAATCTCGATCAGTGATCGAATGAAAAATCAGAGAAACTAACCAAAAATAAACCAGCAGCAGCTTCTCGTGTAGAACTGTCGGGGTGCGCTTAACACCTCACCCACCTCATCTTTTCTCCTCTCGGCACAACACGCCAGCACAGTCATCTTGTGCACGCACGTGAGAGAGAGAACAGAGGGGGGCGGGCACCTGCGGTCGAGACGGAGGGGAAGGGCGCCGGGGAGGAGTCGGCGCCGGCAGCGGATCCCCGCCAGGGTGGAGTCGCCGTGAGGCGGCGGATCCCGCCTGGAGGAAGGGAGTTCCCCAGGCCCTGGGGAGGAGGAGCATGGCCAGCCGCGGCCGCGGTTGCCGACAGGCCAAGGCCCGGCGGAGTGGAGGCAGCTTGGCGCACGGCGTGGAGTGGAGGGGTAGATGGACGGGGCGGAGCGGGTTCGCCGTCGTTGGAGGAGACCGGCGCGGATCCACCGAAGGAGGCGGGAGCGACGGAGCcagcttgccggcggcggattCCACCAAGAGAGAAGCAGGAGGAGGGAGGCCAaggcccgctcgccgccgccgacacccgGGTGAGTTCATCACGATCTGTTGCTGCTCGACAACGACTGCGGCAGATCAAATCGATCTACCGCGACACCTAGAAGACCAGCAGATCCTCGATCTGCCGTGGAGGGGGTGGAGGGCGCGCcccccggcggagatcgacatctcgcggggggggggggggcgctaggGGACCGTCGCGGGGGCTTGCTGGTGGCGAGCCAGGGACGGCCGGTGGCGCCTGGAGGACGAGGGCGCCGGGGAGCAGCGGAAAACTAGAGTTTGAGGCCTAGGGTTAGAACCcaaactcgtgataccatgtagaataataggattggtgtaattgatggattgtattagcttgagccttggggctgaatatataggggtacatgacttggagggtAAGAAGCCTCTCCTACAGATCTGGTAGGATACCGATACAATCCTAATCtacctaatatagagatatccctaatatactctaacacccATGAATTTAATGAGCTTGCACACTGGTATCAAGGCACCATGTCAGCGCAAAAGGAATGTAGAGACAACATGGGCCTGTCAGCATGCCATGGAACCATTTAAAATTCTGTGGAAGCATCTGaacagaagaaagaaaaaaaggaatttTTTCTTATATGTTAAAGACGCACCGCTCGGCGATCGGCGAGACGTTCCACGTcagtgaatttttttttaccgtCCGTTTCAAGATTTACGGCTATCTTCCTCTCCGCTAATTCACCCAGCTAATTCACCCAGCTGCTCCCTTCGCGAAGCATCCGCCACTGCAtaggccgccgtcgcgccgccgcctcctgacCTGCGCCGCACCTCCGCCGTCGCGGCGCAGCTCCGCCGGTACACCCCCCtccgcctccttctcctccgCCTTCCGCTGCCGCTTCCGCTGCCGCTTCCGCGACCTCCACCTTCGTCCCACCCCGATGCTGGGCTTCCTCTGCAACGAAGTGCCTCGCACCGACGACGCCTGCTCCGCTCGCTTCGTCCACACCGCGGCCTGGTCCCCGCCCATCGCTGCCGGACACGGCTGGCACGCGCTCGACGCCCGCGCCGGACGCGTCCTCCTCCAACGTGACCCCACCTCGATGTCTAGgacctgctcgccggcggcgaccgcggccacAACAACTTGCCCGCCCCGGGCTGTTGCGGCGCACGCGGAGCACGAACGTCACGCCGCTCTGCGAGGACGGCTCGGACGGGCTCTTCCGCGTCGTCCTCGTGGGCACGGACGCCGAGGGGACCTCCCCTGTGCAGCTCGCCCAAGAGCGCGGCTCCCGCGGGTCACCTGCCCTCGCGTcgcctcctgcgccgccgcgactGATGGTCTGCCCTAAGACAGATGCATAGATCTGCTATTACATTGTGCTACATTGATTTTTTATTTGCGAGGTTCACTATGTTTGCCTTACAACCTGCGGCCTAAGATTGTGCATCCGTAACCTGTCACATGTTCTTCAATTATGGAGATGAAGAACCCTCATCTCCCCTTGCAGGTTCGTACAAACCTCCTCCTCTCACCTATTGCCGCTATTCCCTCTCTCTGCCATGGAATCCGAGGTACCCCTCTCTCCAGGAAATCCAATGGTATTCCAGCAAAATTTCTTTTTAAGCATCGAAGGTATTTTACAGATCCTCTGCAGCAAGTTTGTTTCCCCCCCCCGCTTATGTGGCTAACTGAATAAATACAGAAGTTTTTGGCATCCCTGACCTCGATCTGTTATTACTGCCACTAAAAGAAGAATGGTAAATTTCATTTCCCAGCGAATGTAAAGGTATGTTATGCTTCTATGACATTTTCACTAGGTCAGGTAAATCCATGATTGATTATGTAGGAGTTGATCCCTTCTTTCCTATAATAGGCACTCTATCCCAGAGAATACCTCATAGAGGAACACTGCTTTCATAGAGAAATCTCTGTTTTTCCTAAACTGGTCCttcaatttcttcttcttctcctgttGCAAGCTTCAAGCCTATACCCCTACGGAAAAGAGGAGCTTGCTGGTTGTGCCAGGTTCTAACTCCTTTCACTCATTCTAACTTGCCATCTCGGTTTCCACTGAACAGACATGAATACTCACCCAAAAAAATTCTCTCCTTTCATAGATAGCATTCTTGCCAGTTGTTGGAAGACAAGCAACCTTTCCAAGGTCTTCTCCTCCCATCCATTGTGTCTTCCAACACTATTCCAATTCTAAAATTATGCCATTTAATATCGTTGCTCCTACTCCATTTTCTTGACTCAGATGTTCAGTGAACAGATCTTACCATAAGTTCCCATTCTCAAAAGTAATATTGATTCTGTCAGATACTATACCCTGCCACACATTTCCTAGGCCTGATTACCATCTCACTGATAAATTAAACCTAAACACTCTGTTTTTGCCCTCATTTTTACAGACCCAAAACAAGTGTAGCGGGAAGCAAATGAAAGAGGTGAAATTACTATCGGAATGGTAACTGGTAATGCCATTCAACTTCCTGCACTGGAGGTAGCACCACCTATCTTGGGTTCCTCTCTTAGTTTCATAGTTGCAGTGCCAATATAGGACCTCCTAAACAAACCATTCCAGCTTCTCATCTCCATCTACATAGCATCGTTGACTGTTATTATATGGAAAAGGATCTTGCCTTAATCTGCTCCCAATACCGCGCCAAACCAATAAAAATGCCTAATTGGATAGTAGCTGCACCGGTGTTTCTAGCCAACTATTTGCCATGACAGATGCTAAGAGCTAAATGCTTACTTCAGTTCATACTAACAAACTAATTGGATATGACATACAAATAGAGATTAGGCACAGAGACATGCTTGCTCCCAATTCTTGAAAGGGATGAATATATCATTGTGACTTAAATAAGTTATTACAAGTAATAAATTTCTTATCAAATTCCTAGCAGAGCTATTTCTCTAAATCTTTAATGATAATGTACATGTCTCTAAAAAATAAGGAAGTGTTCACTATTCGTACTATGTTAtgtgtgtattttttttttggtccTCCAAAAAGACCTTGAGAGATAGTGTCTTCATGCTGCTTAAGACATTATCAGGTACCAAGAGTTACTTTTCTTGATCCTGTTGTTGCTTGCTCATGCCTTTTCTTATTTTCATGTTTCATTCTTTGGGTTGGCATTCCCGTGGGCCATGCTAAAAGGGTAAAAAAAGAAATACCAGGCCTAATACGTAATCCACCTACACGTTAGCAACCTATTGTTATCTAACTTCCACATTTGAGATTATAAATTATATTG
This window contains:
- the LOC120689883 gene encoding uncharacterized protein LOC120689883 isoform X2; its protein translation is MDQEVKDSRPSRSPSEPNLFLQWGSRKRLRCVKTRDDGSPSPSPSEVLRRAVPRSSRPLLGADIAPFRSPRRPGTLQRRKSDSQANEYKQSMALSPEKDRYYSTRGSPFPFEGNGFDFGGLTEEKGTTAMPRFFIALSNKEKEEDFMAMKGCKLPQRPKKRPKLMQKCLLMVSPGAWLSDLSHERYEVREKKSSKKRARGLKALSMESDSE
- the LOC120689883 gene encoding uncharacterized protein LOC120689883 isoform X1, whose product is MDQEVKDSRPSRSPSEPNLFLQWGSRKRLRCVKTRDDGSPSPSPSEVLRRAVPRSSRPLLGADIAPFRSPRRPGTLQRRKSDSQANEYKQSMALSPEKDRYYSTRGSPFPFEGNGFDFGGLTEEKGTTAMPRFFIALSNKEKEEDFMAMKGCKLPQRPKKRPKLMQKCLLVMLELKNLIELLVLYDVMIIFFTLLSFLFFCTITDGEPRSLVVRSVT
- the LOC120689884 gene encoding uncharacterized protein LOC120689884 is translated as MASRLLLGRIQSAGRLSGGHGRRQLLAFSDGPPLPPAGGRLVCSSAYRQIKTDARITDHEPHLDRFSDPQVAHEDRQFIQFLDRMLDAIRNSQSLAQIRSGRTANGLKVLDDDI